In one Flavobacteriales bacterium genomic region, the following are encoded:
- a CDS encoding PKD domain-containing protein — protein sequence MKEVTDIRRWRALLLWSLAFLPLGVAGQFNVTIAPNNQPPYCGQEILTLQVNGVACGAGSTVTWFLTNGSVNIAPPPGPLCTFTTTFGVGCWDATVTVNGTTYPVIDDLFCVNPFPVASFTVSETMICEGGCITFTDASTPAGQIDTWTWTGLPCAEAANGLPGFSCCFPDAGTYYPDLTVFSNGCPDAVLDSIAIVVSDSYPTAVFSPVSLLDCPAPLDITLTNGSGQGLSSSWELTNTATGMVVCDAETTDLLCAGVIAGEYEACLEVTNSGGCSHEVCHPVVIFDAPLLDISVSPSPTCASVPVTFSAGGTQPASPSSVQWDIGCDGNVDGSGLNWSYAFSPAGTYQVCVQVAYSSTCVADTTLTIEVFDPLVAAFTPGDTTVCFSPVTLSFTNQSSGSGTLGYSWRVNGVQQATTTDLTWAFYASSLVELVVTNDQGCTATEQINVVIDLPELDVTGIPFGVCVGQTIAPQFDLEVIPDEAPYTYSWDFDGGGEDSNAQNPTWSYSATGNYSICLTVTTASGCTVTDCQSILVSPALDAGFGPVPQALCAGAGVSLQADNPDGSQYLWDFGDGWTVTTPGPSVNYMYNDTGCFDVTLTISNDGCMADSTITDAICIWGPVADFTITQSCTAPFEVSFSDQSIFADSLFWDFGDGTELTGDVVNDAPGILTPTHVYTNEGTYTVCLTAIADTSSCPHTRCFEVYIDVPSAELQFTPTSGCPPLCVVFSSTETYNVEWEIAFGNGDALVATAQGCTPPPDDIDDCVNWYVSYTDSPAPVTSWLVPFQGGDIFPVCVNYEDDDIYTITAIATNINGCADTTVYQDAITISTAPDFATFSYAVTNPCGPYCVDLTADNSLDSYLWSYRLNPFGPWVVIPGNTNAEALCLDAPPGFLEVRLEGDQGTCSDGQTVQVVFPVPAAASFIVDDTTPCVEQQVGFTATGAGVNGHAWTVDGSSVPGVLDMAHAFMANGLYEVCLSVVDMQYNCPDTTCQTVEVFTPVPAFEVIISPHGCEYIISVCDTSATAGNSYEYILHYIYPEDTSQVQPANSANPPVSFTVDAGVYDLEIIVNGPGAWSNCMAADTLEDLLDLGDVLGPWSWVPVDTVNCAPYCVEFEVFNPLAAGISYLWDFDDGTGGTGAITTHCYTDTGTYCPTLQVVFPNQCDAFFRCTQPIEVLPYAIEAAYDSLICETDTSWVEFTAAAPFGIDGITFVPNATVTPGPPWTFGLHPAVSSTFIATSSYAQCIDADTLAITVNPLPDVTADPFGPFCINAGTLPDPVVFPSPGTFTWPSPDNSPDPLVIGSGAHEVEYAHTDANGCSTTLAIPFTIHDTTAVVFDSIHACINADPFDLNPFVDLPGGTFSARYDGTVWTLLPALFDPGALVPAPTAAQQVGIRYIYENTEGCVSTNDTVLTVHPLPQVQFSAPDVCTYSPLTITNTSTITSGTIESWAWDIAGQGQLDSEQVGPFDYPVPDTIPVSLTATSDRGCVGFLDEEVIIHPVPVASFMSDDACQYDTVLYTDASTIGWNSGVDVIDTWVWHFGDGLDDVGPAPSHAWQGWGAYTDTLIVTSAFGCADTATRSLVIHPAPVNSMVVDPNCFGQSTTMSSTSSTPQGGIADTQWSMDSGPATYSGTTAVHTFSSAGFFPITLQTVSDQGCTTLLTDTLEIWPLPQVSFVPTDTVLCVNDPLVLTDVSTIPEPYTNNSWLWSINGTVTGEGPTLTHSFNAAGVYTIGLVVTSGNGCQDSLTISDLITVHPLPIAGFYPSPNRTGILSPEIQVVDTAQLAVEWAYDMGDGSYSTEQEPLHTYATFGTYLIQQIVTSIHGCLDTAYQEVVIDPDLLIYVPNSFTPDGDGINDSFLPSLDGFAVRDYNLTIWNRWGELIYETEQASDAWDGTRGGSPVQDGVYIWQIDLRAEGFVGAKRMRGHVTILR from the coding sequence ATGAAAGAAGTGACAGACATCAGGCGCTGGCGGGCTCTCCTCTTATGGAGCCTGGCCTTCCTTCCGCTTGGCGTCGCCGGCCAGTTCAACGTGACCATTGCCCCGAACAATCAACCGCCTTACTGCGGTCAGGAGATCCTCACGCTTCAAGTGAATGGCGTCGCCTGCGGCGCGGGTAGCACGGTCACGTGGTTCCTGACGAATGGATCGGTCAATATCGCACCACCACCAGGACCCCTCTGCACGTTCACCACCACCTTCGGTGTTGGCTGCTGGGATGCGACCGTGACGGTGAACGGAACCACCTACCCGGTCATCGATGACCTGTTCTGTGTGAATCCCTTTCCAGTGGCCTCTTTCACCGTGTCGGAGACCATGATCTGCGAAGGGGGATGCATCACCTTCACCGATGCCAGTACGCCTGCCGGACAGATAGATACCTGGACCTGGACAGGGCTGCCCTGTGCGGAAGCCGCCAATGGGCTCCCTGGGTTCAGTTGCTGCTTCCCGGATGCCGGGACCTACTATCCCGACCTGACCGTTTTCTCGAACGGCTGTCCGGATGCGGTGCTCGATTCCATCGCCATTGTCGTGAGCGATAGCTACCCGACAGCCGTGTTCAGTCCCGTAAGCCTGTTGGATTGTCCAGCCCCCTTGGACATCACCTTGACCAACGGATCGGGCCAGGGCCTGTCGTCCTCTTGGGAACTGACCAATACGGCAACCGGCATGGTGGTCTGCGACGCGGAGACCACGGACCTGCTCTGCGCCGGTGTGATCGCCGGGGAGTATGAGGCCTGCTTGGAAGTGACCAACAGCGGCGGATGCAGCCATGAGGTGTGCCACCCCGTGGTGATCTTCGATGCACCCCTTCTGGATATCAGCGTAAGCCCATCGCCCACCTGTGCCAGCGTGCCCGTCACGTTCTCGGCGGGCGGCACCCAACCGGCATCACCCAGTTCGGTGCAATGGGACATCGGGTGCGACGGGAACGTCGATGGCAGCGGGTTGAACTGGAGCTACGCGTTCAGCCCTGCAGGTACGTACCAGGTGTGCGTCCAAGTAGCGTATTCATCCACGTGCGTCGCCGACACCACGTTGACCATTGAGGTGTTCGATCCGCTTGTTGCAGCCTTCACGCCGGGCGATACCACGGTGTGCTTCTCTCCGGTAACACTGTCGTTCACGAACCAATCCAGTGGCAGTGGCACGCTGGGCTATAGCTGGCGGGTCAATGGTGTGCAGCAGGCCACGACCACCGATCTCACGTGGGCCTTCTACGCAAGCAGCTTGGTGGAGCTGGTGGTCACCAATGACCAGGGCTGTACCGCGACTGAGCAGATCAATGTCGTGATCGACCTGCCGGAGCTGGATGTGACCGGTATTCCCTTTGGTGTTTGCGTGGGCCAGACCATCGCACCGCAGTTCGATCTGGAAGTCATTCCCGACGAAGCACCTTACACCTACTCCTGGGACTTCGATGGCGGCGGGGAGGACAGCAATGCACAGAACCCGACCTGGTCGTATAGCGCCACGGGCAACTACAGCATCTGCCTTACCGTGACCACCGCATCCGGCTGCACGGTGACCGATTGCCAGAGCATCCTGGTATCACCCGCCTTGGATGCGGGGTTCGGGCCCGTGCCACAGGCCTTGTGCGCCGGTGCCGGTGTTTCACTCCAAGCGGATAATCCCGATGGGTCGCAGTATCTCTGGGATTTCGGCGATGGTTGGACCGTGACCACGCCAGGGCCCTCCGTGAACTACATGTACAACGACACGGGCTGCTTTGATGTGACGTTGACCATTTCCAACGACGGTTGCATGGCCGATTCCACCATCACCGACGCCATCTGCATCTGGGGGCCGGTAGCTGACTTCACCATTACCCAGAGCTGCACCGCCCCCTTCGAAGTATCCTTCTCCGACCAATCGATCTTCGCCGATAGCTTGTTCTGGGATTTCGGCGACGGCACCGAATTGACTGGCGACGTGGTGAATGATGCGCCCGGTATTCTCACTCCCACGCATGTCTACACGAACGAGGGCACCTATACGGTATGCTTAACGGCCATTGCGGACACCTCTTCCTGTCCACACACCCGCTGCTTCGAGGTCTACATCGACGTCCCGAGCGCGGAGCTCCAGTTCACACCGACCAGCGGATGCCCTCCCCTCTGCGTGGTGTTCAGCAGCACGGAGACCTACAACGTGGAATGGGAGATCGCTTTCGGCAATGGCGACGCACTGGTGGCCACGGCGCAGGGGTGCACACCGCCGCCCGACGATATCGATGATTGTGTCAATTGGTATGTAAGCTACACCGATAGCCCGGCACCAGTGACCAGCTGGCTTGTTCCCTTCCAAGGCGGGGACATTTTTCCAGTATGCGTGAACTACGAGGATGACGACATCTATACGATCACAGCGATCGCCACGAACATCAATGGCTGCGCGGATACCACCGTGTACCAGGATGCGATCACCATCAGTACGGCACCGGATTTCGCCACCTTCAGTTATGCGGTCACCAACCCATGTGGTCCGTATTGTGTGGACCTGACCGCGGACAACAGCTTGGACAGCTACCTGTGGTCATACCGGCTCAACCCATTCGGCCCTTGGGTGGTGATCCCGGGAAACACAAATGCGGAGGCGCTCTGCCTGGATGCCCCGCCCGGCTTCCTCGAGGTGCGCTTGGAGGGGGATCAAGGCACCTGCTCTGATGGCCAGACCGTGCAAGTGGTATTCCCTGTGCCGGCAGCGGCCTCCTTCATCGTGGACGATACCACGCCATGCGTGGAGCAGCAGGTGGGGTTCACCGCTACGGGTGCGGGGGTCAATGGCCATGCATGGACGGTGGATGGTTCGTCGGTTCCCGGGGTTTTGGACATGGCGCACGCGTTCATGGCGAACGGCCTGTACGAGGTGTGTCTGAGCGTTGTTGATATGCAGTACAACTGCCCGGACACCACCTGCCAGACGGTGGAGGTCTTTACGCCAGTTCCGGCATTCGAGGTGATCATCAGTCCGCATGGCTGCGAGTACATCATCTCGGTGTGCGATACGAGCGCCACCGCAGGGAACAGCTACGAGTACATCCTGCACTACATCTATCCAGAAGATACTTCACAAGTCCAACCTGCGAATAGTGCGAACCCGCCCGTGTCGTTCACGGTGGATGCAGGAGTTTATGACCTGGAGATCATTGTTAACGGCCCCGGTGCTTGGAGCAACTGTATGGCAGCTGATACGCTGGAGGACCTGCTGGACCTGGGGGATGTGCTCGGACCCTGGTCCTGGGTACCGGTCGATACGGTGAACTGCGCACCCTATTGCGTTGAATTCGAGGTGTTCAACCCATTGGCGGCGGGGATCAGCTATCTCTGGGATTTTGATGATGGCACAGGCGGTACCGGGGCGATCACGACCCATTGCTACACCGACACCGGAACCTATTGCCCCACGCTCCAGGTCGTCTTTCCCAACCAGTGCGATGCCTTCTTTCGATGCACCCAACCCATTGAGGTGCTGCCCTATGCCATTGAAGCCGCGTATGACAGCTTGATCTGCGAAACGGACACCTCCTGGGTGGAGTTCACCGCTGCTGCTCCCTTTGGCATTGACGGCATCACCTTCGTGCCCAATGCCACCGTGACACCCGGACCACCTTGGACATTCGGGCTGCACCCCGCCGTCAGCAGCACCTTCATCGCCACCAGCAGCTACGCCCAATGCATCGATGCGGATACTCTGGCGATCACGGTGAACCCGTTGCCCGATGTCACGGCAGACCCCTTCGGCCCTTTCTGCATCAACGCAGGCACGCTGCCCGACCCCGTGGTCTTCCCATCGCCAGGAACCTTCACCTGGCCCTCGCCTGATAACAGTCCGGACCCGCTTGTCATTGGTAGTGGTGCGCACGAGGTGGAGTATGCGCACACGGACGCGAACGGCTGCAGCACTACCCTCGCGATCCCCTTCACCATCCACGATACAACGGCCGTGGTCTTCGACAGCATCCATGCCTGCATCAACGCCGACCCGTTCGACCTGAACCCCTTTGTGGACCTGCCCGGAGGAACGTTCAGCGCGCGCTATGATGGTACGGTCTGGACCCTGCTTCCAGCCCTGTTCGACCCCGGAGCCTTGGTCCCAGCACCCACCGCAGCGCAGCAGGTGGGGATCCGCTACATCTATGAGAACACCGAAGGGTGCGTCAGCACGAATGATACGGTGCTCACCGTGCATCCACTGCCCCAGGTGCAGTTCAGCGCGCCTGATGTCTGCACCTATTCGCCGCTGACCATCACCAACACGAGCACGATCACCTCGGGCACCATCGAAAGTTGGGCCTGGGACATTGCCGGGCAGGGCCAGCTCGACAGTGAACAAGTGGGACCGTTCGACTATCCGGTTCCTGATACGATCCCGGTTTCCCTCACGGCCACCTCGGACCGTGGATGCGTGGGCTTTCTGGACGAGGAAGTGATCATCCATCCCGTGCCCGTGGCCAGCTTCATGTCGGACGATGCCTGCCAGTACGACACGGTCCTCTACACGGATGCCTCCACCATCGGATGGAACAGCGGTGTGGATGTGATCGACACCTGGGTCTGGCACTTCGGCGATGGCCTTGATGATGTGGGTCCGGCTCCATCGCATGCGTGGCAGGGCTGGGGCGCTTATACGGATACGCTCATCGTGACCTCGGCCTTCGGCTGCGCCGATACCGCCACACGCAGCTTGGTCATCCACCCCGCCCCGGTGAACAGCATGGTCGTGGACCCCAACTGCTTCGGGCAGAGCACCACGATGAGCAGCACATCCAGCACACCCCAGGGAGGCATCGCGGATACACAGTGGTCCATGGATTCAGGACCGGCCACCTACTCCGGCACCACCGCCGTGCACACCTTCTCCTCCGCAGGCTTCTTCCCCATCACGCTGCAGACCGTGAGCGACCAGGGATGCACCACCCTGCTCACCGACACCCTGGAGATCTGGCCACTGCCCCAGGTATCTTTCGTCCCGACCGATACCGTGTTGTGCGTGAACGACCCGCTCGTATTGACCGACGTCAGCACGATCCCGGAACCCTACACGAACAATTCCTGGCTGTGGTCCATCAATGGAACGGTGACCGGCGAGGGACCCACACTGACCCACTCCTTCAACGCGGCCGGCGTCTACACGATCGGTCTCGTCGTGACCAGTGGCAATGGCTGCCAGGACTCGCTGACCATCTCGGACCTGATCACGGTGCATCCGCTGCCCATCGCCGGATTCTACCCAAGTCCCAACCGCACCGGCATCCTTTCACCAGAGATCCAAGTGGTGGACACGGCACAGTTGGCTGTGGAGTGGGCTTACGACATGGGGGATGGCAGTTACTCGACCGAGCAAGAGCCGCTCCATACCTATGCCACCTTCGGCACCTACCTCATTCAGCAGATCGTCACCAGCATCCATGGCTGTCTGGACACCGCTTACCAGGAGGTGGTCATCGATCCGGACCTGCTCATCTACGTCCCCAACAGCTTCACACCCGACGGGGACGGCATCAACGACAGCTTCCTGCCGTCATTGGATGGCTTCGCTGTACGCGACTACAACCTCACGATCTGGAACCGCTGGGGCGAGCTGATCTACGAAACGGAGCAGGCATCCGATGCATGGGATGGGACCCGTGGCGGCTCACCGGTTCAGGATGGCGTGTACATCTGGCAGATCGACCTTCGCGCGGAGGGCTTCGTTGGGGCGAAGCGGATGAGGGGGCATGTGACGATTTTGCGGTGA
- a CDS encoding T9SS type A sorting domain-containing protein, translating into MQRPFTLLLAATAITLAAAQSPTLVGYEYWFDQNDADRTYVPVTPAQTVDLDNAPLNTSGLALGPHVVHLRWKDQGPGGSRRWSPVVTRALHVGQPGPWEIVAVRYWVGNPTNGADPLVRTKVFTTPQTELSFNGLLELCGYPTGAQTLRLQLLDNHGQWSSVVTRPVNITPAGDLGLPTISASTSTICPGDVVTFTATPPSGPGFATPTSYTWQVPSGNGWSTQPSDSASIVVTIGDVSGTIQVTPSNLCGTGPTASLAVGIAPPPDQPGFITGPLQACAGSTVAFGTPAVPGLTYAWSITGGWTASGGPDAAITTTIGTADATISVTPFNACGVAGPSREAAITVTAPPNAGINGALTVCSNSAPVNLFTGLQGMPDSGGEWRFENQVVPSVYNPAINEPGAYTYTVTGTGPCPDATASVTVSETPAPDAGMDAALSLCSSDGPQDMTSALNGSPDSGGSWSGPSSTNGLFDPTAMSAGVYTYTVTGAPPCANASATLTISLDQAPSAGIGGVLELCTGEVPVLLLNALGGSPALNGTWTGPDGAAFVGIFTPGQSAEGVYTYTVLGSGACADVSAELEVNVMDLQLIEMNGPTAVPIIEQLLFWVLPTLADADSILWTLPAGWSWGPDDSNPYDASAYVIPDADAGAVQVCAQAFGGGCVGNEVCLALDVTVGMGEPEAGMSRLQVFPNPSKGRFVIRMDDPPAELDVRVHDMLGKVVGAFQYRSGDLVLELGHLAAGTYLLQWRSSSHNGHVPVIVAR; encoded by the coding sequence ATGCAACGCCCATTCACCCTTCTCTTGGCCGCCACGGCGATCACCCTCGCCGCCGCGCAGAGCCCCACGCTGGTGGGCTATGAATACTGGTTCGACCAGAACGATGCCGACCGCACCTACGTGCCCGTGACCCCGGCACAGACGGTGGACCTGGACAATGCGCCCCTGAACACCAGCGGGCTCGCGCTCGGCCCGCACGTGGTACACCTGCGTTGGAAAGACCAGGGCCCCGGCGGCAGCAGGCGCTGGAGTCCGGTGGTGACCCGTGCGCTGCATGTGGGCCAGCCTGGACCGTGGGAGATCGTGGCCGTGCGCTACTGGGTGGGCAACCCTACCAATGGCGCCGATCCGCTCGTGCGCACCAAAGTGTTCACCACCCCGCAGACCGAGCTCAGCTTCAATGGCCTGTTGGAGCTCTGCGGCTATCCCACCGGAGCCCAGACGCTCAGGCTGCAGCTGCTGGACAACCACGGGCAGTGGAGCTCGGTGGTGACCCGGCCCGTTAACATCACCCCCGCAGGCGACCTTGGGTTGCCGACCATTTCGGCTTCCACATCCACCATCTGCCCGGGCGATGTGGTCACCTTCACCGCCACACCGCCCTCAGGGCCGGGCTTCGCCACGCCCACGAGCTACACCTGGCAGGTGCCCTCCGGCAATGGCTGGAGCACCCAGCCTTCGGACAGCGCCAGCATCGTGGTCACCATCGGCGATGTCTCCGGCACCATCCAGGTGACACCGAGCAACCTCTGCGGCACCGGCCCCACGGCTTCGCTGGCCGTGGGCATTGCCCCGCCGCCGGACCAGCCGGGCTTCATCACCGGTCCGCTGCAGGCGTGCGCGGGCAGTACGGTCGCCTTCGGCACACCGGCTGTTCCCGGCCTTACCTACGCGTGGTCCATCACCGGAGGCTGGACGGCCAGCGGGGGTCCTGATGCGGCGATCACCACCACGATCGGGACGGCGGATGCGACCATTTCAGTGACCCCCTTCAATGCCTGTGGCGTGGCGGGTCCCTCTCGTGAAGCGGCCATCACCGTGACCGCACCGCCCAACGCCGGGATCAATGGAGCACTGACTGTATGCTCGAATTCCGCCCCTGTCAACCTGTTTACCGGATTGCAGGGCATGCCTGATAGCGGCGGTGAATGGCGCTTCGAAAACCAAGTGGTGCCATCCGTTTACAACCCCGCCATCAACGAGCCGGGAGCCTACACCTATACCGTGACCGGAACCGGCCCCTGTCCGGATGCCACGGCCAGCGTTACGGTTTCCGAAACGCCAGCACCCGATGCGGGCATGGATGCGGCGCTGTCGCTGTGCAGTAGCGACGGCCCGCAGGACATGACCAGTGCGCTCAACGGGTCGCCGGATAGCGGCGGATCGTGGTCTGGCCCAAGCAGCACCAATGGCCTGTTCGACCCCACCGCCATGTCCGCCGGGGTATACACGTACACGGTCACCGGCGCGCCACCTTGTGCCAATGCCTCAGCCACGCTCACCATTTCCCTGGATCAGGCACCCAGTGCCGGAATCGGCGGAGTGCTTGAGCTCTGCACCGGTGAGGTGCCTGTGCTCTTGCTCAACGCCCTTGGTGGCAGTCCGGCACTGAACGGCACGTGGACAGGACCGGACGGGGCTGCTTTCGTTGGGATCTTCACGCCGGGCCAGAGCGCCGAAGGCGTGTACACCTACACGGTGCTAGGTTCCGGAGCATGTGCGGACGTGAGTGCGGAGTTGGAGGTGAATGTGATGGACCTCCAGCTCATCGAGATGAACGGGCCTACAGCGGTTCCCATCATTGAGCAACTGCTCTTCTGGGTGCTGCCCACCTTGGCTGATGCGGACTCGATCCTATGGACCCTCCCAGCCGGTTGGTCATGGGGCCCGGACGACAGCAACCCTTACGATGCTTCTGCCTACGTGATTCCGGATGCTGACGCTGGAGCGGTGCAGGTATGCGCACAGGCCTTCGGGGGTGGATGCGTCGGGAACGAGGTGTGCCTGGCGCTGGATGTGACCGTGGGCATGGGTGAGCCCGAGGCGGGGATGAGCCGGCTGCAGGTGTTCCCGAACCCGAGCAAGGGCCGCTTCGTCATCCGCATGGATGACCCACCCGCCGAGCTCGATGTACGTGTTCACGACATGCTGGGAAAGGTGGTCGGTGCTTTCCAGTACCGAAGTGGCGATCTGGTCCTGGAACTGGGGCACCTCGCAGCCGGAACCTACCTTCTCCAGTGGCGCAGCAGTAGCCATAACGGCCATGTGCCGGTGATTGTGGCGCGCTAG
- a CDS encoding FG-GAP-like repeat-containing protein, translating into MVRFTALATVLLSTTLASGQFGPEEQVTSLFLFPEEIMTADMDGDLDQDLVMRNAGAIVWARNLGQGSFDALDSLYASNWGSWSARSEFDLADVDQDGDMDLVVLDRQDSLVVWLPNASGSGDFGPALVIADLHGFGELGAIRCTDIMGDASPDLIVNHESFSNLKVYVNDGGTFASIESIHTNDMGSLSRLLVIGDIDLNGTNDIIRQHWSGQLWAMLNPGGIGNDWTDTLLIQQSGGGYIFGSGHQQLIDVDADGDLDLVDAANDNTPVWAECFAADSGGFHAFLPEYIGQPVHYFHTGWAAFLGCGNTASALWCSGADSDSLNWTMYDAELDAFGLPAKWASEPGIRLIRTADLDGDGRQDLILAHSDSVLSWYPNDLPALPSSGISLTPFDTLCASGDPYALDHAEPPGGNWSGEGVAENNFMPPGPGSFTLTYQVVDPVAGCPLSATQAITVLLEPIITVVSGSFDDCDTAPLQLAGWPSGGSWSGSSDESGYVDKSCAVRPLSGEVYYNMEAVNGGFCQASTITFVLPACTPVDLGSDINACEEDEQDIVVELFMPSSSYFVELQGPFYDIVQPVNNLAQGFFNPAVGPGSFMIIGNVMNPFTCPGSDTLFIIVNPNPDPGLITTNLTFCANQSEGLVEMNMAGDFSAPINAASTAIGTFNPGLLSLGYHPFSFNVVDANGCAGFLIDSLLIVDPPVVSLDMSPININGGIVILEGGSPEGGTYTVNGEVATALDPSTFQAGDLVDVAYSYTDPLTGCTGMAAVQVDIVTALGVDQRESGVHVFPNPATSECQVWFGSGNSRISLLDALGREARNWPSMTSPAWLNLNGLPAGNYVMTIEAPDRMDRIRLTIR; encoded by the coding sequence ATGGTCCGCTTCACCGCCCTTGCCACCGTGCTCTTATCGACAACCCTTGCCTCAGGGCAATTCGGCCCCGAGGAGCAGGTCACTTCGCTATTCCTCTTTCCTGAGGAGATCATGACTGCCGACATGGATGGAGACCTGGACCAGGACCTGGTGATGCGGAACGCAGGGGCCATCGTCTGGGCCCGGAACCTCGGCCAAGGGTCGTTCGACGCACTGGATAGCCTCTACGCCTCGAACTGGGGATCTTGGTCCGCGCGCTCTGAATTCGACCTGGCGGATGTCGACCAGGATGGTGACATGGACCTGGTGGTTTTGGACCGGCAGGACAGCCTGGTGGTTTGGCTTCCCAATGCAAGCGGGTCAGGCGACTTCGGGCCGGCACTGGTCATCGCAGACCTGCATGGCTTCGGCGAGCTCGGCGCCATTCGATGCACCGACATCATGGGGGACGCATCCCCGGATCTGATCGTGAATCACGAGTCCTTCAGCAACCTTAAAGTGTATGTCAATGATGGTGGCACATTCGCCAGCATCGAATCCATCCATACCAATGATATGGGCTCGTTGAGCCGGCTGCTTGTCATAGGTGATATTGACCTGAACGGTACGAACGACATCATTCGCCAGCACTGGAGCGGTCAGCTATGGGCCATGCTCAATCCCGGGGGCATTGGAAATGACTGGACCGATACGCTGCTCATTCAGCAAAGCGGGGGTGGATACATCTTCGGGTCAGGGCACCAGCAACTCATCGATGTGGACGCCGATGGGGATCTTGACTTAGTCGACGCCGCGAACGACAACACACCGGTGTGGGCGGAGTGCTTCGCTGCGGATTCAGGCGGCTTCCATGCGTTCCTTCCGGAATACATCGGGCAACCAGTTCACTACTTCCACACCGGATGGGCGGCCTTTCTCGGCTGCGGCAATACGGCCAGCGCGCTGTGGTGCTCAGGTGCGGATAGCGACAGCCTCAACTGGACCATGTACGACGCCGAGTTGGATGCCTTCGGGCTGCCGGCGAAATGGGCGAGCGAACCTGGAATCCGGTTGATCCGGACCGCCGATCTGGATGGCGATGGCCGGCAGGACCTCATTCTTGCGCACTCCGACTCCGTGCTGAGCTGGTACCCGAATGACCTTCCCGCCTTGCCTTCGTCCGGCATCTCGCTCACCCCCTTCGACACGCTATGCGCATCCGGCGACCCGTATGCGCTGGATCATGCCGAGCCTCCCGGCGGGAACTGGAGCGGCGAGGGCGTGGCGGAAAACAACTTCATGCCGCCCGGGCCGGGTTCATTCACGCTCACCTATCAGGTGGTCGACCCCGTTGCCGGTTGCCCTCTCTCGGCCACGCAAGCCATTACCGTGCTGCTGGAGCCGATCATCACGGTGGTGAGCGGGAGCTTCGACGACTGTGATACGGCCCCGCTCCAGTTGGCAGGCTGGCCAAGCGGAGGTAGCTGGTCAGGCTCGTCGGACGAAAGCGGCTACGTAGATAAATCCTGCGCTGTGCGGCCCCTATCAGGCGAAGTCTACTATAACATGGAGGCAGTGAACGGCGGTTTCTGCCAGGCAAGCACGATCACGTTCGTCCTTCCGGCTTGCACCCCTGTCGATCTAGGCTCGGATATCAACGCCTGCGAGGAGGATGAGCAGGACATCGTCGTTGAACTATTCATGCCATCTTCGTCGTACTTCGTTGAGCTTCAAGGGCCCTTCTACGACATTGTGCAGCCCGTCAACAACCTGGCACAAGGTTTCTTCAATCCTGCAGTCGGTCCTGGGTCCTTCATGATCATCGGAAATGTCATGAACCCGTTCACTTGCCCAGGTTCGGACACCTTGTTCATCATCGTGAATCCTAATCCTGACCCTGGCTTGATTACCACCAATCTCACATTCTGCGCGAATCAGAGCGAAGGCCTGGTTGAGATGAACATGGCCGGTGATTTCAGCGCACCCATCAATGCTGCGTCCACGGCGATTGGAACATTCAATCCTGGGCTGCTCAGTCTGGGATACCACCCCTTTTCCTTCAATGTCGTTGACGCTAACGGATGCGCGGGCTTCCTCATCGATTCCCTGCTCATCGTCGACCCACCGGTCGTTTCGCTCGACATGAGCCCGATCAACATCAATGGCGGCATCGTCATCCTTGAAGGTGGGTCGCCCGAAGGCGGCACCTACACCGTGAACGGCGAGGTGGCCACCGCATTAGACCCGAGCACCTTTCAGGCGGGCGATCTCGTCGATGTGGCATACTCCTATACGGACCCGCTCACGGGATGCACAGGAATGGCAGCGGTGCAGGTCGATATCGTCACCGCCTTGGGTGTCGACCAGCGGGAATCCGGAGTGCACGTCTTCCCTAATCCGGCAACCAGCGAATGCCAGGTCTGGTTCGGCAGCGGTAATTCACGGATCTCTCTCCTTGACGCCCTCGGGCGCGAAGCGCGTAACTGGCCTTCCATGACAAGCCCGGCCTGGCTCAATCTGAATGGGCTGCCAGCAGGCAACTACGTGATGACGATCGAGGCCCCTGACCGGATGGATCGCATACGCCTGACTATCCGATGA